CTTCTTAAAAATCTAACCACTTTATTATCTAAAGGAGCGCTATATTTTATGTATGCCTTATTGCTGGGATTTGCCATGGTATTACTTCCTAAGACGGTGAAGGCGGTGATTCTTTATGTGAAATATGGCAGACGAGATAAAGAATTGAGGAAAATTGCAATGGCGCTTAAAGAGACCATGGCAGAAAAAGGTATTCTTACGAACCACAATGTTTCGTTGGTTGTAGATCAATTTAAAGATGGCTCATTATCTTGCTATCTTGTTGGAGCAAAGGCCAAGACAGAAGTTCAATTTGTTCCGTATTTACAGGAAATAATAGACCCTGTTACTAATCCGCGGTATTTAATTGTACAAAGTAATTGGTTGCGAAGAAAGCTAGGCTTTTCTAATTATTATTCTATACCGAAAATATTTGGTGAGCATAAGAATGAAGCAAGAATTTTCTTTAAGAATTGGAAACGCTTCAACGGAAATGCGAAATTGGTCTTTACCAGAAATGTAGATGGACGCCGACTCTTATTAAAGGCACGATTTCATTCGTATCAGGATGAGCATCAAATAGCGTCTAAGCAATCACTAATTTGGAAATAACCAATAAAAAAGGCGCTATTTTAGGTAGCGCCTTTTTTGTCGTTGTGAGTTTTACTATTGTTTAAGCTTTGTTTTTGGAGCTTTAATCCAAGTACCATCTTTAGAGGCAAAAACCGTCTTTGTAGCAAGTTTTTTGTCTGAGCTAATTGTTTGCAGCACAAGTTTAAACTCTTTTTTATCGTTTACATACGCCTTTTCTACAGTTGCTCCTTCAAAATCTGCTGCAACGGCTTTTAAAACTGCTGTTGGTAATTCTGACGCCTTAATTTCTTTGAAGCTCTCTTTACTCACTTCAGCTTTAGCCATCATCTTAGCATCTTCTTGCTGCGTTGGATTTTGAACTTCAGCTTGAGTTTCAACAATTACTTCTTTTTCCTGTGCCTGAACTGCAACAAATGTTCCTAATGCAATTACGGCTGTTAACATTAACTTTTTCATAGATTTTTTATTAATTAATTTATAGTGCTCTGTATATAGAAAAAGTAATGCCGCGTTTGCAGACCACCGCAATAAATTTGTAATTAATTGATAAACCGAACACTACAAATATGTGCCAAAATTAGCCTTTAAAATTTTACGTGATTTTTAAGAAACAAACGTGTAGTAATTACACTCTTTGTGGTTCTATGACGCCCAGTTTTTCGGGTTTTTAAGTACTTTTAATAGAGCTTCTTCATCGCTACCTTCGGCTGGTTCATGATTGTATACCCATTGTACTTTTGGCGGAAGACTCATTAAGATACTCTCAATACGCCCATTTGTTTTTAAACCGAACAGTGTTCCTTTGTCGTGAACAAGATTAAACTCCACATAACGTCCGCGACGTATTTCTTGCCAGGTTCTTTGTGCTTCGGTAAATGGAAGGTCTTTTCTTTTCTGAACTACAGGAACATAGGCTTCTAAAAAGCTATCACCCACTTCGGTTACAAAATTATACCAGTTTTGCATACTCATAGCCTCTGAAGCCTTACAGTAATCGAAAAACAATCCTCCAATACCCCGAGCTTCCCCTCTGTGCGTATTGTAGAAATATTCATCACAACGTGCTTTATAGGTATTATAGAAATTTCCGTTGTGTTTGTCGCAAGCTAACTTACAAACGTTATGAAAATGTACGGCGTCTTCCTCAAATAGATAATATGGAGTAAGATCTTGACCGCCGCCAAACCATTGGTCTACTATTTCTCCATTAGAATTGTACATTTCAAAATAGCGCCAATTGGCATGTACAGTCGGCACCATCGGATTCACAGGATGAAGTACAAGGCTGAGACCGCATGCAAAGAAATCGGCATCTGTAACTCCAAAATACTGCTGCATAGATTCTGGCAGTTTGCCGTGTACTTCAGAAATATTAACGCCTCCTTTTTCAAATACACTTCCATTTTCAATGACGCGTGTACGGCCACCACCACCTTCAGGACGTTTCCAAAGGTCTTCTTGAAAAGTTACAGCGCCATCTAATTGCTCTAACGTTTTTGTTATAGTATCTTGAAGGGTGCGAATGTAGTTTACAAATTGTTCTTTCATTTTCTAAGTTCAAATAGTTGCATATCTAAAGGCACCCCGCCAGGTGGAGTAAATGCGTTAGATAGTGTTTTTATAGGTTTAAAATTACATTTTTCGGCAATGCGTACGCTGGGAATATTGCTATGATGCACAATTATTTTAAGTAATTGTAAGTGAAATACAGTAAAGGCATGGCTAGATAAAACTGTAACGGCCTTCGTTGTAAGTCCGTTGCCGGCATAGCTTTCGTCAATACAGTATGCAAATTCTCCTTCTTTTTTGTCCCAATCTAATTCTTTCAGATATATTAACCCTGCTAGAGTTCCGTTTACCTTTATGGTATATAAATACTGTGTTTTGTTTTTTATGTCTTCTACAATTGTCGCTACAAACCTTTTTGATTTCTCAAAAGTAATATTGGCGGCTACTGTTTTTGGGAAGTATGTTTTAAAGCGATCCAAATTACCCATGATAAGTGTGTGCACAGCCATAGCATCTTCGGGTTGTACGAGTGCCATATGAAAATCGGCTCCCTTATACATGAAGCGATTTATTTGATGCATTTTCGAGAGGCAATTTTTTGTTTTCTTTTATAAGCCGCACAGTCTCTGTTGTAGAAGCTGTTACAGACAACGGAAGAACTAAAATAATACCCAACACAGGTATAAATAACATCGCCATAAAAATGATTCCGTTACCTATGGCAACACCACTGTTGTTGCGTACAAACTTGGTGCTCTCAGAATAGGTGTAATGGCGTTCTAGCGTGTAATCCATATTACCGAATCCGGCATAATACGATTGAATAATAAAGATTAAAATTGATGTCACGATATTTAGTACAGGAATAAAACTTAGAAGTAATAAAGGAATGGTAAACATAAACTCCATCAATAAATTGCGTGTATTAATACGTACTCCGCGCCATAATTGAGCAGCATTTGTGGTGTTTCTATGTGTATGCGCTGCACCAAGTAGGTGGTGCTCTATTTTTTCTGAAACGGGACTCATAAAAGGAGCGCTTACAGCTAAAATGATGTGTTTGTATAGAATAAGACCTAAAGCCACGATAAGAATTCCGCCCATTACATCACTAATCGCTCGAAATGTTTCTGAACCCCATTCCCAAAACCAAACTTTCGCTATAATCGAACCTATAGAATCGCTTAACGCCCACGCAAGTACACCGATGAGCAATGCTGTTAAAAAACTAATTGCAATGGGAATTGCAAAATACTTCCAGAGCCCTAAATTATTTATGAGCTTAAAAGTTCCTGCGTACGCTTTAATTCCTTTAAAAATATTCTTAATCATGTAAATACACCATTTGGTTTGTTGTGCTTTCTATTTCTTCCAAATTTTGAATTTTTCGAGCGTTTTTCGACTTATTTTGTAAAAAACCGACCAATTCTTCTTCTTTTTTGTCTAAAAAGTTTAAAAAAGAGATGCGGCCTATGGCGTTGTTGTGTAAATCCATCGCCTCGTCTAGCTCGTTGTTTTTTGTAACATTTTCATATAAATCTGTTACTTTTTGAGCCCAAAACACAGTTTTTTGCTTATTTTTTGACTTTTTTCGAATGTTTTTACAAATTAGAGCATTCCATAGTGCATGTCTAAATGCATTTGCTTTATTACTCTTATGATGTTCTTTCCCATAAAGTTTGTTACAAATATAAAATGTGCGTTGGGTTGCTCGTAGGGTAGGAATAATTTTAAACGGATTAACAACAAAAAGCATGGTTAGTTTCCATAACTGCCCTACGCTTAATTGTCGAATTCGTTTCCAAATATTCATTAGTGCATTTTGTATTCTTTAACTGCTTCAATAAAAGCCCCAGCATTTTCAATAGGAATGTTAGGTAAGATACCATGTCCTAAATTTACAATGTATTTATCCTTTCCGAAGTCATCAATCATTTGCTTCACCATTTTCTTTATTTCAGCTGGCGGACTAAACAATCGGGTAGGATCAAAATTACCTTGTAATGTAATGTTTCCGCCGGTAAGATAACGTGCATTCTTGGCAGAGCAAGTCCAGTCTATACCTAGTGCTGCAGCGCCACTTTTAGCCATAGTGTCTAGTGCAAACCAACATCCCTTACCAAAAGCAATCACAGGGGCCTCGTTTTTTAGGGCATCTATAATTTGTTGCATGTACTGCCATGAAAATTCCTGATAGTCTGTTGGAGATAACATTCCGCCCCAACTATCAAAAACTTGTACTGCATTCACACCTGCTTTTACTTTCTCCTTCAGGTATAAAATTGTAGTATCGGTAATTTTTTGCAACAATTCGTGTGCGGCAACGGGCTGTGTAAAGCAAAACTCTTTCGCTTTGTCAAAATTCTTACTGCCTTGACCTTGTACACAGTAACATAAGATGGTCCAAGGACTTCCCGCAAAACCTATTAATGGAATTTCATCATTCAGTTTTTCTTTGGTCATTTTTATGGCATCCATTACATAACCAAGTGTATCATGAATATCTGGAACCACCACAGCGTCTAAATCTTTGTAGGTGCGAATAGGATTTGGCAACCAAGGGCCTACGCCAGGTTTCATCTCTACCTCTATGTTCATAGCTTGCGGAATTACCAGAATATCGCTAAAAAGAATTGCAGCATCCATACCATAACGTCTTATGGGTTGTACTGTAATCTCGCTAGCGAGTTCGGGTGTTTGGCAACGAGTAAAGAAGTCGTACTTGGCTTTTATCTCCATAAATTCTGGAAGATAGCGCCCTGCTTGTCGCATCATCCAGACTGGCGGACGAGAAACAGTTTCGCCTTTTAAGGCTCTAAGAAATAGGTCGTTTTTAACTTTTGTCATTTTATAGATTCTCTAATATGCGCTCGCGGAAGCACCGTTCTTATTTTAATTTCTTTACCGCCTTTGCTATAACACTCTCTACTGAAGTAGAATTTGCAACATAGACATTTTGCGTATGTTCTTTGGCAGCTTTTGCTGTGGTGTCACCAATGCAAATAGCCGTATTATTTTCTAGCGAATTTTCTAAACAATAACTTTGTACGCCACTCGGACTAAAAAATAAGATTCCGTCCCATTTTTGCTCGAATTTCTTCGATTTTAGCTCGGTTTTGTATGTTTTTGTTTCAAAAAAGTCAATTTTTGCTTCCTTTAGGATGTTCGGTAATTCGTCTCTTCGAATGATGCCACAGAAATAGTGAAATATCTCATTTTTATGATTTATCGTGATAAAATCGCCCAATTCTTGCGAATTATAGGCCATTTTAGAGACTTTTATGCCGTTTTCTTCTAAAAGGGCTTTTGTTTTAGGACCAACACAAAAGCTAGTGTCAATGCTGATGTTTTTGCTCAAAATAGACCGCACAGCGTGCTGACTTGTAAAAATTGCATTCTTGCATGATTCAGGCGCTTCAAAATCTAAGTACTCAATTGTTATGGCGTTATAGTCAACTACTTCAAAACCAGCTCCTAGCAGTAAATCCCGCTGGTTGCCTTTTAGTCTTTTTGTTGAAAGCACACGCATACTATAGCGCCCTTTTTATTTGAGTCATTAATTCTTTACCTCCGCGATCTAAGACTTCTTTGGCCCATGCGACTCCGGTGTCTGGTTGTACGTCTTCTACCAAAATTGCTTTAAGTATTTCAATTTTATCTCCCCCGTCTAAAGACAAGAGCGATCCTTTAAAATCTATGGCATTACCTAATATTTCGGCGTAGGCCCCAATGGGTGCAGTACAGCCTCCTTCAAGAGTTCGTAAAAAGTCACGTTCTATACGTGTAACAATTTCTGCATGGGGGTTATTTAGTTTTTGGCTAGCTTCTTTGCAGTAACTATCTGTCTCTAGAGCTACTACAACCATGGCTCCTTGGGCAGGAGCAGAAATCATCCAATCTAAATCGGTATGGTATTGCGGAAGTATACCAATACGCTGCAATCCTGCTTTCGCAAAAATGGCACCATCCCAATTGCTATCACTTAACTTTTGTAGTCTAGTGTTCACATTTCCGCGAAAATCTACTACAGTATGGTGTGGATATCGGTGAAGCCATTGTGCTTTTCGCCTAAGACTACCTGTAGCAATAGTGCAGGGTTTTGAAAAATCTACTTCACTTTTTGTGGTTACTAATATGTCTGTAGCCGTTGCGCGCTCTAGTACAGCAGTCTGTTCTATTCCTTTTGGCAATGCCGTTGGTACGTCCTTCATGCTATGAACAGCAATGTCTACAGTGCCATTAAGCATTGCAATATCTAATGTTTTGGTAAAGATTCCTGTAATCCCCATTTCGTAGAGTGGCTTGTCTAGTACCAAATCTCCTGTAGATTTTACCGGTACAAGTTGTGTATGATATCCAAGCGACTCTAGTTGTTGCTGTACAGTTGTTGCTTGCCAGAGGGCTAATTCACTATCTCGAGTACCTATGCGAATGGTTTTACTCATTGATTTCGTCGTTTAATTGAAACACAGTTCGAAGCATTTCGGCACTTTCTTGCGCTTTACCATTTTGAGCTTTTAAATGATTGGCAAACTGCGTAGTGATTTTTTGAATAATACGATTACTTAAGATTTCGGCTTGTTCTTCATTAAAATTGCTCAATTTCTTGCGCTGATTGTCAATTTCGCCTTCTTTTATTGCTGAAAGTTTATTTTTTAAGGCCTTTAGCGTTGGAGCAAAACTTCTGTTTTCGGCCCAGGTTTTAAACTCTTGCTCTATTGAAGTGATAATGTTAGCTGCCTTAGGAATTTGCGATTGTCGATGCGCCAAAGTAGCGTCTGTTACTTTACTAAGTTCGTCTAGATGAATGAGTGTAACAAGCTCATTGTCTGTTACATTTGTTGCTACGTTCTTTGGTATCGATAAGTCTAGAATAAGCAGCGGTTTTTTTAAGTATAACAATTCTTTTGAAATTGTTGGTTTTTGTGCTCCTGTAGCAACAATCAGAATATCGCTCTGCGCAATCTCACTTTGGATATTTGAGTAGTCTTTTACCACCAAATTAAACTTACCTGCAATTGCCTCAGCTTTTAGTTTTGTGCGATTTATTAGGGTAATTTGCTCGTTTTTGGTGTGTTTTATAAGATTTTCGCAAGTATTTCGCCCAATTTTGCCAATTCCGAATAGTAAAATATTCTTCTCCGAGACATAAGGAACTCGTGCCATAATGTATTGAACAGCGGCAAAACTTACAGAGGTAGCTCCCGTTGAAATTTCGGTCTCATTTTTTATTTGTTTACTTGCCTGAATCACAGCGTTAGCGAGACGCTCCATATAGGCATTTAGAAGCCCCATTTTTTTAGCACGTTTGAACCCAATGCGTAACTGACTTATAATCTCGAAATCTCCTAGAATCTGGCTGTCTAGTCCAGTACCTACCTTAAATATATGAGAAACTGCTTGGTCTCCTTCAAAAACATAAGCAACTTGTTCAAACTCTTCTACGGTGCCGTGGGTGTGCTCGCATAATAACTTAATAAGCTGTGAGGGATGGGTTGCAAAACCATATAGCTCGGTGCGGTTGCAAGTTGATAACACACTTAATGCCTCAATACCTTCGGTTTTGGCTGTTGCTAATATTGCTTTTTGAGCAGATTCAGAAATACTGAAATGTCCACGAATTTCGGCATCGGCCTTTTTGTAGTTTAGACCAATAGCATAAAAAGTACTTTCTTGAGTAGAAAAATGTCGTTTGCCGTTTGTGTGTTTCATTAACAACGCAAAATTAAGAGAACCGAAATGCAAAAAATAACGCTAGAGGTATCAATTGTATCGATGCGCGTTCCAAACAGTCAAATTTTGGCATTTATTTTGGGAGTGCTAGTAAAACTGTATCTTTGTTACGCCCACTAAACGAATTTATTTAGAATGATTATAAATAAATAATGCAAAATTCAAAGGAAATTTCAGTAAAAAATATCGCTCAAGGTATTTATAGAGAAACTCAGATAGAAGAGGGCTTTTTTATTCTAAAGTTTACCAACGATACTATTGAGTCTCAGGTGTATAAGCGGGAGGTAAGCTCAGATTTTATACAATTTCATTTTTGTGTAAAAGGATCGGGTTCATTTAGTTTTAATAACGGAAACTATCGCTTGCCAATACAAGAAGAAACCTCTTTGCTGCTCTATAATCCGGAGCGCGATTTACCAATTGAAGTTGCTGTAGCTGCACATTCATGGGTGCTTTCGGTTCTATTACCAATCAAGAAATTTCACACTTTGTTTTCTACAGAGGCCAACTATATTACGTTTTTAAGTGATGAGAATAAGGGTAGAAAGTATTACAAAGACGCTCATATTTCGCCGTCTATGGCAATTGTGCTCAATCAGTTATTGAATTACAATCTACACCCCACCATCAAACAATTATACTTTAAAGGAAAAGCTTACGAGTTGCTAAGTCTTTATTTTAATAGAGAAGAAGATGTAAACGTAGAGCAATGTCCATTTTTGGTAGATGAGCAGAATGTGGTAAAAATTAAAAAGGCCAAAGAAATTATAATTTCAAGAATGGCAGAACCACCTAGCCTACAGGAGTTGGCCGATGAAATACAATTACCAATCAACAAGCTCAAAGAAGGCTTTAAGCAAATATATGGAGATTCTGTATTTAGTTTTTTGTTCGATTATAAGATGGAAGTTTCTCGCCAATTATTGGCTACAGGAGGCTATAACGTCAACGAAGTAGGGTTAAAAGTTGGGTATAGCACTGCCAGTCATTTTATCGCAGCTTTTAAAAAGAAGTTTGGCACAACGCCAAAGAAATTTGTGATGGGTTTGTCTAAATAACGTAGTTGCGTAGCATATATGTCAAACAATGTTGGCTTACTTATCTTATTATTTCGTTAATCTATCGGCTAAGATTTTACAAACCAACATTAAGAAGTATTTTTGTTTCTCTAAATAAGTAGAAAGATATTACCCCGAGCTTACCGAAGGGTTTTCCAATTATCTTAATGGGCCTATGACCGGCTGAGACTGATAAAAATATATGAAAGGAATACTGCTTGTGAACCTTGGCTCGCCAGAAAGCACCAAGCCCAAAGACGTAAAAAAATATCTAGACGAGTTTCTTATGGATCCTCGTGTAATTGATGTGCCGCGTTGGGCGCGCATTTTACTAGTTCGTGGTATTATACTAAACACCCGCCCTAAACAATCGGCTAAGGCCTATGCAAAGATCTGGTGGGACGAAGGGTCGCCGCTCATTGTGCTCTCAGAACGCCTTCAGAAGAAAGTACAAGAAAAAGTTACCATACCCGTTGGCTTGGCTATGCGGTATGGCAGTATGACATTAAAAAAAGGGCTTCAGGAGTTAGTAGACCAGGGTGTTACAGAAGTTAAGACCATTCCGTTGTATCCCCAATTTGCCATGGCAACTACAGAAACAATCGATGTAAAGGTTGACGAGCTTGTTGCAGCACATTTTCCGCAGTTAAAAATTACCAGAACCCCAGCATTTTATAAACGAGAAGATTATATTAATGTGCTCTCTAAGAGTATAGCTGAAAGTTTAGAGGGTTTAGACTACGAACATTTGTTGTTTAGTTATCACGGGGTGCCAGAGCGACACATTAGAAAAAGTGATATTACCAATGGTAATTGTAAAATGAATGGCAAGTGCTGTTTTAAAATGGGCTCGCCTCAACATGAATTCTGCTATAAACACCAATGCGAAATTACCACGGTAAATGTTGCTAAAAAATTAGGATTAAAACGCGGAACCTATTCTACTACTTTTCAATCGCGTCTTGGGTTCGATCCATGGTTGCAACCATACACAGACCGCACCGTAGAGCGAATGGGAAAGGCTGGTGTAAAAAAACTAGCAGTGGTAACTCCGGCATTTGTAAGCGACTGTCTAGAAACACTTGAAGAAATTGCGATGGAGGCTGAAGAAATCTTCCACGAAGTAGGAGGAGAGCAATTCACAACCATTCCGTGCCTGAATGACCGAGACGACTTTGCACAAGTACTCGCCAATATGATTGAAGAATGGCGTATTGTTACTATTGAAACAGCCATCGCATAATGGCAAAAAGCAATTCAGCTTCTCTCGGTACTGCCACTATTAGTTCTTTACTAGTAAAACAAGCTGTGCCTGCCTCTATCGGTATCTTAGTTATGTCGCTAAACATGATTGTAGATACCATTTTTGTGGGTAGATGGATTGGCCCGTTGGCGATTTCAGCAATTACTGTTGTAATTCCGGTAACCTTTTTTATTGGAGCAATTGGTCTTGCCATTGGTATTGGCGGGAGCTCTGTGCTTTCTAGAGCGCTTGGTTCTGGCGACAATGATAAAGCATTGCGCGTTTTTGGAAATCAGGTTACGCTTACCTTTTTAACAGCTGGCTTACTTGCTATTCTCGGACTTGTTTTTCAAAATACCTTAATAGAATGGTTTGGAGCAGACGATAGTTTTAAAGATCAGGCTTTGGTCTACTACAGAATTGTGATGTACGGCATTGTGATGCTGTCTATGTGCATGATGGGAAATAGTGTGATTAGGGCTGAAGGAAAACCAAAATTTGCCATGTATGCCATGATGTTACCAGCTATTGCTAACATTTTTATGGATTACCTCCTTATTAATGTATTCGATTTTGGGATGCATGGAGCTGCGTGGGCTACGTTTGTTAGTTATTTTATTTGCTTCGCATTTATTGTTTGGTTTTTCTTGTTTAAAAGTGAGCTAAGACTGAAAGCCGAATATTTCAAATTAAAGAAGAAAATTGTTTCCGAAATCAGTGCACTTAGTTCAGTAACCCTTGCCCGACAAGGTGTGATTAGCGTATTTACAATTTTGGTTAATAACGTACTTATTTCAACAGGTGATGCCATGGATGTGGCGTCATATGGTATTATTAGTCGTGCGTTAATGTTTGCACTATTTCCTGTTATTGGTGTAAATCAAGGTTTTTTACCCATTGCTGCCTATAATTATGGAGCTGGAAAGGTTGCACGTGTTCGAGAAACCATCAATAAATCTATTTGGTATGCGGGCGGGTTATCCCTTGTTGTATTTGCCATTATTATGTTTTTTGCGCCTAGTTTAGTCGAAATTTTTGTGAGTAATAAAGCAGGGCAGAGTGCAGATACTATTGCTAATAATGCTGAAATTTTAAAACGAACACCAGATGCCTTGCGTTGGGTGTTTGCAGCGACTCCTGTGATTGCCGTACAACTTATAGGTTCGTCGTATTTTCAGGCAATCGGAAAAGCCATTCCAGCATTATTGCTAAGTCTCACAAAGCAAGGTTTTTTCTTAATACCGTTAATTTTAATCCTTCCCAAATTTTACGGTGTGTTTGGAGTGTGGATTGCCTTCCCAATTGCAGACGTACTTTCTACCTTAGTAACGGGCTATTATCTAAATCGAGAGGTTAGAAAAACGTTGCGGTAATGTTTTCTGAATACTATATGATGCATTATCTTTAAACAAACTTTCTAATATATTGTTTATGAAACGCCATCAACTCCTAAGTTTTGTTCTTTCAACAGTACTTTTTATTTCACTTTCTTCGGAAACTTCCTTCGCTCAATCCTATGACGAAGCCTTATACGGAGCGCTTGAGTATCGTTTACTAGGGCCCTTTCGAGGAGGCCGAAGTGCTGCCGTAACAGGCGTGCCAGGAAAGCCAAATTTGTATTATTTCGGAAGTACTGGTGGGGGTATTTGGGAAACCAAAGACGGCGGTAGATCATGGAAGAATATTTCAGATGGATATTTCGGAGGCTCTATAGGTGCCATTGAAGTTGCGCAAAGCGACCCCAACGTAATCTACGTGGGAGGTGGCGAAAAAACCGTTCGAGGTAACGTTTCTTCTGGCTACGGCATGTGGAAAAGTGAAGATGCTGGAAAAACTTGGGTTTCCGCAGGACTCGAGAATAGCCGGCATGTGCCAAGAATTGCCATTCACCCAACAGACTACAATATTGTGTACGCTGGAGTGATGGGGAATATCTACAAACCTACTCAAGAACGAGGAGTGTATAAAAGTACAGACGGTGGGAAAACTTGGCGTAAAACGCTTTTTGCAAACGAAAATGCTGGGGTGGTAGATCTTATTATGGATCCGAATAACCCTAGAATATTATACGCCTCTACATGGAATGTTCGCCGTACCCCGTATAGTTTAAGTAGCGGGGGCGATGGTTCTGCCCTATGGAAAAGTACAGACAGCGGCGAAACATGGACTGAGATTTCAAAAAACAAAGGCTTTGCCACAGATACCTTAGGGATTATAGGGGTTACCGTGTCGCCTGCCAATAGCGACAGAGTATGGGCAATTGTAGAAAATAAAGATAAAGGAGGCGTGTATCGCAGCGATGATGGTGGCGAAACATGGAATCTTATAAACAGTGAACGAAAACTTCGTCAACGTGCTTGGTATTATACGCGTATTTATGCAGATACCAAAGATCAAGATGTGATGTATGTGCTTAATGTGCGCTATCATAAAAGCACCGATGGCGGTAAAACATACAGTACGTACAACGCACCACACGGCGATCACCACGATTTATGGATTGCCCCAGAAGACCCCAATCGTATGATTATAGGTGACGACGGTGGCGCACAGGTAAGCTACGATGGTGGTGAAACCTGGAGCACCTATCACAATCAGCCAACTTCTCAATTTTATAGAGTGACTACAGACAATAGTTTTCCCTATAAAATTTATGCGGCGCAGCAAGACAATTCTACCGTTCGCATAGCACATAGAACTGAAGGCGGAAATATTTCTGAAGACGACTGGGAAGCTACAGCGGGAGGTGAAAGTGCGCATATAGCTGTAGACCCAAACAATCCAGACATTGTGTACGGAGGTAGCTACGACGGCTTTCTTACACGTTACAACCACGATAAAAATACCATAAGAAGTATTAGCGTATGGCCAGACAACCCTATGGGGCATGGGGTAGAAGATATGAAGTATCGTTTTCAATGGAACTTCCCTATTTTCTTCTCACCTCACAATCCGAAGAAGCTATATACAGCGTCTAATCACTTACACGTTACCACCAACGAAGGCGAA
This Rasiella rasia DNA region includes the following protein-coding sequences:
- a CDS encoding AraC family transcriptional regulator, which codes for MQNSKEISVKNIAQGIYRETQIEEGFFILKFTNDTIESQVYKREVSSDFIQFHFCVKGSGSFSFNNGNYRLPIQEETSLLLYNPERDLPIEVAVAAHSWVLSVLLPIKKFHTLFSTEANYITFLSDENKGRKYYKDAHISPSMAIVLNQLLNYNLHPTIKQLYFKGKAYELLSLYFNREEDVNVEQCPFLVDEQNVVKIKKAKEIIISRMAEPPSLQELADEIQLPINKLKEGFKQIYGDSVFSFLFDYKMEVSRQLLATGGYNVNEVGLKVGYSTASHFIAAFKKKFGTTPKKFVMGLSK
- the hemH gene encoding ferrochelatase; its protein translation is MKGILLVNLGSPESTKPKDVKKYLDEFLMDPRVIDVPRWARILLVRGIILNTRPKQSAKAYAKIWWDEGSPLIVLSERLQKKVQEKVTIPVGLAMRYGSMTLKKGLQELVDQGVTEVKTIPLYPQFAMATTETIDVKVDELVAAHFPQLKITRTPAFYKREDYINVLSKSIAESLEGLDYEHLLFSYHGVPERHIRKSDITNGNCKMNGKCCFKMGSPQHEFCYKHQCEITTVNVAKKLGLKRGTYSTTFQSRLGFDPWLQPYTDRTVERMGKAGVKKLAVVTPAFVSDCLETLEEIAMEAEEIFHEVGGEQFTTIPCLNDRDDFAQVLANMIEEWRIVTIETAIA
- a CDS encoding MATE family efflux transporter, whose amino-acid sequence is MAKSNSASLGTATISSLLVKQAVPASIGILVMSLNMIVDTIFVGRWIGPLAISAITVVIPVTFFIGAIGLAIGIGGSSVLSRALGSGDNDKALRVFGNQVTLTFLTAGLLAILGLVFQNTLIEWFGADDSFKDQALVYYRIVMYGIVMLSMCMMGNSVIRAEGKPKFAMYAMMLPAIANIFMDYLLINVFDFGMHGAAWATFVSYFICFAFIVWFFLFKSELRLKAEYFKLKKKIVSEISALSSVTLARQGVISVFTILVNNVLISTGDAMDVASYGIISRALMFALFPVIGVNQGFLPIAAYNYGAGKVARVRETINKSIWYAGGLSLVVFAIIMFFAPSLVEIFVSNKAGQSADTIANNAEILKRTPDALRWVFAATPVIAVQLIGSSYFQAIGKAIPALLLSLTKQGFFLIPLILILPKFYGVFGVWIAFPIADVLSTLVTGYYLNREVRKTLR
- a CDS encoding VPS10 domain-containing protein is translated as MKRHQLLSFVLSTVLFISLSSETSFAQSYDEALYGALEYRLLGPFRGGRSAAVTGVPGKPNLYYFGSTGGGIWETKDGGRSWKNISDGYFGGSIGAIEVAQSDPNVIYVGGGEKTVRGNVSSGYGMWKSEDAGKTWVSAGLENSRHVPRIAIHPTDYNIVYAGVMGNIYKPTQERGVYKSTDGGKTWRKTLFANENAGVVDLIMDPNNPRILYASTWNVRRTPYSLSSGGDGSALWKSTDSGETWTEISKNKGFATDTLGIIGVTVSPANSDRVWAIVENKDKGGVYRSDDGGETWNLINSERKLRQRAWYYTRIYADTKDQDVMYVLNVRYHKSTDGGKTYSTYNAPHGDHHDLWIAPEDPNRMIIGDDGGAQVSYDGGETWSTYHNQPTSQFYRVTTDNSFPYKIYAAQQDNSTVRIAHRTEGGNISEDDWEATAGGESAHIAVDPNNPDIVYGGSYDGFLTRYNHDKNTIRSISVWPDNPMGHGVEDMKYRFQWNFPIFFSPHNPKKLYTASNHLHVTTNEGESWDVISPDLTRNDPEKQKSSGGPITQDNTSVEYYCTIFAAAESPLQEGLLWTGSDDGLVNVSKDGGKTWTDVTPAGMPEWMMINSVEPSVFDAGTCYIAGTKYKTGDFAPYLYKTTDFGKTWKKITNGIASEHFTRVVREDPTRKGLLYAGTETGMYISFNDGTYWKPFQLNLPIVPITDLAVKDNNLIVATQGRSLWIIDDLGLLHQLANAKGKGNFLFKPKDTYRMGGRSRKGSLTSGTNHPSGVMTYFNLQDPTDKKITLSYVDSRGDTIQKFSTKKNKEKNIKELKVEKGANYHTWDMRGKGAERLDGMILWWASTAAPQAVPGMYKVVLEVEGEAALVQNFNIVPDKNAETDVAGMQRQYDFITDVNKTADKAHKSIKNIRKINKQLDAFQKQYKDNEAVKELVAKAKDLSEKFSDIEKALYQTKNRSGQDPLNFPIRLTNKLAHLNSLVGMDDFPPTQQDIAVKNELSQQVNAELVKFDSLVSEEIKAFNNAFNSKQLNYLFVEEE